From Aurantimicrobium sp. INA4, one genomic window encodes:
- the lipB gene encoding lipoyl(octanoyl) transferase LipB yields MLEVDVLGLGDHAVPYREAWEKQREVHQQVVSGERPNTLLLLEHQSVYTAGKRTEDSERPTDGTEVIDVDRGGKITWHGPGQLVGYPITRLQEPMDVVAYVRTIESLLIDVCARFGVTGERVEGRSGVWVKRGLSYDKVAAIGIRISEGVSMHGFAINCNNSLQAYENIVACGIRDAGATTLSQISGNDISPSDVVPVVTELFTHYFEDTHVS; encoded by the coding sequence ATGTTGGAAGTTGATGTACTGGGTTTAGGCGACCACGCGGTGCCGTATCGCGAAGCCTGGGAAAAGCAACGTGAAGTGCATCAACAAGTTGTCTCAGGTGAACGACCAAACACCCTATTGCTTCTTGAACACCAGTCTGTTTATACAGCTGGAAAACGGACAGAAGATTCAGAACGTCCAACTGATGGAACAGAAGTCATCGATGTTGACCGTGGTGGAAAAATAACCTGGCACGGTCCCGGACAGCTCGTGGGATACCCCATCACTCGCCTTCAGGAACCCATGGATGTGGTTGCCTACGTGCGGACTATTGAATCTTTGCTCATCGATGTTTGCGCACGATTCGGAGTCACCGGAGAGAGAGTGGAAGGACGTTCCGGAGTGTGGGTGAAACGTGGCTTGTCGTATGACAAGGTTGCTGCGATAGGCATCCGCATTAGCGAAGGCGTGTCTATGCACGGCTTTGCAATCAATTGCAACAACTCACTTCAGGCATACGAGAACATCGTGGCTTGTGGCATTCGTGATGCTGGTGCAACAACACTGAGTCAGATTTCGGGGAACGATATTTCGCCTTCGGATGTTGTCCCTGTTGTAACAGAACTATTTACCCACTATTTTGAGGACACTCATGTCAGCTGA
- the lipA gene encoding lipoyl synthase has translation MSADGRKLLRLEVRNSATPIEKKPEWIRTKAKMGPEYQALQKLVKSEDLHTVCQEAGCPNIYECWEDREATFLIGGSQCTRRCDFCQIDTGKPDAFDRDEPRRVGESVAQMNLRYATVTGVARDDLEDEGAWLYAETIRQIHAQNPSTGVEILVPDFSGNPEHLGKVFEAAPEVFAHNVETVPRIFKRVRPAFTYERSLDVLTQGRNAGMITKSNLILGMGETREEVSQALQDLYDAGTDIITITQYLRPSARHMPVDRWVHPEEFVELKEEAEAIGYLGVLSGPLVRSSYRAGRLYAQSMRAKGREIPDSLSHLADAELGFSQAV, from the coding sequence ATGTCAGCTGACGGCCGCAAACTGCTGCGCCTAGAGGTTCGTAACAGCGCAACCCCGATTGAAAAAAAGCCCGAATGGATTCGGACGAAGGCCAAGATGGGGCCGGAGTATCAGGCCCTGCAGAAACTCGTCAAAAGTGAAGACCTGCACACGGTGTGCCAAGAAGCAGGTTGTCCCAACATCTACGAATGCTGGGAAGACCGCGAAGCTACCTTCCTCATTGGTGGATCTCAGTGCACCCGTCGTTGTGATTTCTGTCAGATTGATACTGGCAAGCCTGATGCTTTTGACCGCGATGAGCCTCGTCGTGTTGGTGAATCTGTCGCGCAAATGAATCTGCGCTACGCCACAGTAACGGGAGTGGCGCGAGATGATCTTGAAGATGAAGGTGCCTGGCTCTACGCCGAAACCATTCGCCAAATTCACGCTCAAAACCCCAGTACAGGTGTAGAGATTTTGGTTCCTGATTTCTCCGGAAATCCTGAACATCTAGGTAAGGTTTTCGAAGCGGCACCCGAAGTTTTCGCGCACAATGTGGAAACGGTTCCTCGCATTTTCAAGCGTGTACGTCCAGCTTTTACTTATGAGCGTTCTTTGGACGTACTTACTCAAGGCCGTAACGCCGGGATGATTACCAAATCCAACCTCATCCTTGGAATGGGTGAAACTCGAGAAGAAGTCAGCCAAGCCTTGCAGGATCTCTATGATGCCGGAACTGACATCATCACGATCACCCAATATTTGCGCCCTAGTGCACGTCACATGCCGGTAGACCGTTGGGTTCACCCTGAAGAGTTTGTGGAGCTCAAAGAAGAAGCAGAGGCAATTGGTTACCTCGGCGTTCTTTCTGGGCCACTTGTTCGCTCTTCTTACCGTGCAGGTCGACTCTATGCTCAGTCCATGCGCGCAAAGGGTCGGGAGATTCCTGATAGCCTCAGTCACTTGGCAGACGCTGAATTAGGTTTTTCTCAAGCCGTCTAA
- a CDS encoding bifunctional [glutamine synthetase] adenylyltransferase/[glutamine synthetase]-adenylyl-L-tyrosine phosphorylase — translation MALSRTQLAKAGFTELSEALECVDSVVAVTGAQPELILTAVSSSADPDRALLWLVRLGQTQPELAVLKKILRKEEATTRLLKILGGSRGLAEFIERHPHTLNVFLNEPQLPRDQVKLRDSLLDSVQATKSIAKLKADQAHDALRIRYREHLLSIALWDLNHEDPLSQIEVVTGALSDVAGAALEAGLAVARAEVAEQFSAEQVALVDLAIIGMGKCGARELNYLSDVDVIYVARSRDEAVLSTDQALTIATRLAQHTARSIYEVSKEPGLWEVDANLRPEGKDGALVRTLESHMAYYDRWAKDWEFQALLKARPLAGSMELGEQYVASVAPKVWSSASRSNFVEQVQRMRERVTENIPGDDVEYQIKLGPGGLRDIEFTVQLLQLVHGLVDDTVHTRGTLESLQRLSQAGYVGRDEAQSFADDYRFLRLLEHRMQLRDLTRTHLMPRGEAEQRVLARATGLWNTAAEVVARWQQTKLEVRELHERLFYRPLLAAVAKLPEETHQLTSDQAEARLAAIGFRDPKGSLKHIAALTSGVSRRAAIQRALLPVMLQWLSEGANPDHGLLSFRLLSEQLGESHWFLRMLRDSAGAAQRLTQVLSGSRYVSDLMELIPESAAWFDGDEELQPTPAEVLSAEVLSILARHHEDDEAARKAVRSMRRREVLRLAIGGILNVLTIDQISQGLSDVTTAALSGYLGIALRETEHNPEFAVIAMGRYGGQELGFDSDADVIYVYRGTSECDGEVAQKRAERIILRIKELAEDPRLPFDIDTDLRPEGKNGAIARSLDSYAAYYARWSLMWEAQALLRARAVLGPEQLQSDMMELINNVRYPKEISIDDVREIRRIKARVEAERLPQGADPARHVKLGRGSLSDVEWTVQLLQLQFAHLYPQLQTTSSITALRVAAQEKLISQEDASKLIEAWIFASRVRSGITIWADKATDVLPLDTRDLEGIARLLNYPPGSASRLEEDYLSITRRSRQVVERVFFDFI, via the coding sequence GTGGCACTGTCGCGCACTCAGCTCGCAAAGGCTGGTTTCACTGAACTCAGTGAAGCGTTGGAGTGCGTTGACTCTGTGGTTGCCGTCACAGGTGCGCAACCCGAACTTATTCTTACTGCAGTTTCTTCAAGTGCTGATCCCGATAGAGCATTATTGTGGCTTGTTCGGCTTGGACAAACTCAGCCTGAATTGGCTGTGTTGAAGAAGATTCTTAGGAAAGAAGAAGCCACCACTCGGTTGCTCAAAATCCTGGGTGGTTCCCGTGGGCTTGCAGAGTTTATCGAGAGACATCCGCACACCCTCAATGTTTTTTTGAATGAACCCCAGCTACCAAGAGATCAAGTAAAGCTGCGGGATTCTCTGTTAGATAGCGTTCAAGCCACCAAATCAATTGCAAAGCTCAAGGCAGACCAAGCACACGATGCACTGCGCATTCGTTACCGGGAACACTTGCTGAGTATTGCGCTCTGGGACCTTAACCATGAAGACCCGCTCTCTCAAATTGAGGTCGTTACTGGCGCGCTATCAGATGTCGCAGGAGCTGCCTTGGAAGCAGGCCTCGCTGTAGCGCGGGCTGAAGTAGCCGAGCAGTTCAGTGCCGAACAGGTGGCACTTGTCGACCTAGCGATTATCGGCATGGGTAAGTGCGGTGCTCGTGAACTGAACTATCTCAGCGATGTCGATGTCATTTATGTTGCCCGCTCGCGTGACGAGGCAGTTCTGTCAACTGACCAGGCATTGACTATCGCAACACGTCTGGCTCAGCACACGGCACGAAGCATCTATGAAGTTTCTAAAGAACCTGGGTTATGGGAAGTAGATGCCAATCTGCGTCCAGAGGGCAAGGACGGTGCTCTTGTTCGAACCCTCGAGTCTCACATGGCCTATTACGATCGTTGGGCTAAAGACTGGGAATTCCAGGCACTTCTCAAGGCGCGACCACTTGCAGGAAGTATGGAGCTGGGGGAGCAATACGTTGCCAGCGTGGCACCTAAAGTTTGGTCAAGTGCCAGCCGGTCAAACTTTGTGGAACAAGTACAGCGCATGCGCGAAAGAGTCACTGAGAATATTCCCGGTGACGATGTGGAATATCAAATCAAACTAGGTCCAGGTGGCCTTCGGGATATCGAATTTACTGTTCAGTTACTGCAACTTGTTCACGGCCTTGTTGATGACACTGTTCACACCCGTGGCACCCTAGAGTCACTTCAGCGCTTGTCGCAGGCTGGATATGTTGGTCGTGACGAAGCACAAAGCTTTGCTGATGATTATCGCTTCTTGCGTTTGTTAGAACATCGCATGCAATTACGAGATTTGACGCGCACACACCTGATGCCTAGAGGCGAGGCAGAACAGAGAGTTTTAGCTCGTGCAACAGGATTGTGGAACACTGCCGCTGAGGTTGTTGCCAGGTGGCAACAAACCAAACTTGAAGTGCGAGAGCTCCATGAGCGTCTGTTTTATCGACCTTTGCTTGCAGCGGTAGCAAAACTGCCTGAAGAAACTCACCAGCTCACGAGTGACCAAGCTGAAGCTCGTCTTGCTGCTATTGGTTTCAGAGATCCGAAGGGATCGCTGAAACACATAGCCGCACTCACATCAGGTGTTTCCAGACGTGCAGCGATTCAACGTGCATTACTTCCGGTCATGTTGCAATGGCTTTCCGAAGGCGCAAATCCAGATCATGGCCTGTTGAGTTTCCGATTGCTGAGTGAGCAATTAGGGGAGTCACATTGGTTCCTGCGGATGCTGCGAGATTCTGCAGGTGCGGCACAACGCCTCACACAAGTTCTTAGTGGATCGCGCTATGTCTCTGATCTCATGGAACTTATTCCTGAATCTGCTGCGTGGTTTGATGGCGATGAAGAATTACAACCGACTCCCGCAGAGGTGCTCAGCGCGGAAGTTCTTTCTATTTTGGCCCGCCACCACGAGGACGATGAGGCTGCCCGCAAAGCTGTGAGATCAATGCGCCGGCGTGAAGTATTGCGTTTGGCTATTGGTGGAATTCTCAACGTGCTCACGATCGACCAGATCAGTCAAGGGCTCAGTGACGTCACTACCGCTGCGTTGAGTGGGTACCTAGGCATTGCACTCCGTGAGACTGAGCACAATCCAGAATTCGCCGTCATTGCTATGGGACGTTACGGAGGACAAGAACTCGGTTTCGATAGCGATGCAGACGTGATTTATGTCTATCGCGGAACATCTGAGTGTGACGGCGAAGTGGCCCAGAAACGTGCTGAGCGCATCATTCTCAGAATCAAGGAACTGGCAGAAGACCCAAGACTCCCATTCGATATAGATACGGATCTCCGCCCAGAGGGCAAGAATGGGGCCATTGCCAGATCTCTGGACTCCTATGCCGCATATTACGCTCGGTGGTCGTTGATGTGGGAAGCACAGGCTTTATTGCGCGCGCGCGCCGTTCTCGGCCCTGAACAACTTCAATCAGACATGATGGAACTCATCAATAATGTTCGGTATCCCAAGGAAATCAGCATTGATGATGTCCGCGAAATCAGGCGGATTAAAGCGCGCGTCGAGGCAGAACGTTTACCTCAAGGTGCTGATCCTGCACGCCACGTGAAATTAGGTCGAGGATCACTCAGCGATGTTGAGTGGACGGTTCAATTACTCCAGCTTCAATTTGCGCATCTTTATCCTCAATTGCAGACCACATCTTCGATCACAGCACTCCGGGTTGCTGCGCAAGAAAAACTCATTTCACAAGAAGATGCATCAAAGCTCATTGAGGCGTGGATTTTTGCTTCACGGGTACGTTCTGGCATCACTATCTGGGCCGATAAAGCTACGGACGTTCTGCCTCTGGACACCCGTGACCTGGAAGGTATTGCTCGACTATTGAATTATCCGCCTGGGTCGGCAAGTCGCCTTGAAGAGGATTACCTATCGATTACCAGGCGCTCTCGTCAGGTTGTTGAGCGCGTGTTTTTTGATTTCATTTAG
- the glnA gene encoding type I glutamate--ammonia ligase, with protein sequence MFKDSSEVLKFIKDTDVKFLDIRFTDLPGVQQHFNIPASTVDEEFFTVGQMFDGSSIRGFASIHESDMQLIPDPTTCYIDEFRTERTLVMLFDIYNPRTGEIYHRDPRQVAKKAEKYLASTGIADTAYFAPEAEFFIFDDVRYEVNQQTSFYKIDSSEAPWNSGKKIEGGNLANTTPYKGGYFPVSPVDQHADMRDDICLKLINAGLILERSHHEVGTAGQGEINYRFDTMVKAADDILKFKYIVKNTANEWGKTATFMPKPLFGDNGSGMHTHQSLWNDGKPLFYDENGYGGLSDIARWYIGGLLKHAGAVLAFTNPTVNSYHRLVPGFEAPVNLVYSAGNRSAAIRIPLTGNNPKAKRIEFRAPDASGNPYLAFAAQMMAGLDGIKNRIEPHEPVDKDLYELPPEEAKNIPQVPGSLEDALVALENDHEFLLAGNVFTKDLIETWISYKRDNEIKPLSLRPHPFEFELYYGV encoded by the coding sequence ATGTTCAAAGATTCCTCCGAGGTTCTCAAATTCATCAAGGACACAGACGTCAAGTTCCTTGATATCCGCTTCACCGATCTCCCCGGTGTACAGCAGCACTTCAACATTCCTGCATCTACCGTGGACGAAGAATTCTTCACTGTAGGACAGATGTTTGATGGCTCTTCTATTCGTGGCTTCGCCTCGATTCACGAGTCTGACATGCAGCTCATTCCAGACCCCACCACCTGCTACATCGATGAGTTCCGCACAGAGCGCACTCTCGTGATGCTCTTTGACATCTACAACCCTCGCACCGGTGAGATTTACCACCGTGACCCCCGTCAGGTTGCAAAAAAGGCTGAGAAGTACCTCGCATCGACTGGAATTGCTGACACGGCATATTTTGCCCCTGAAGCAGAATTCTTCATCTTTGATGACGTGCGTTACGAAGTAAACCAGCAAACCTCTTTCTACAAAATTGACTCTTCCGAGGCACCATGGAACTCCGGTAAGAAGATCGAGGGCGGAAACCTCGCAAACACCACACCATACAAGGGTGGCTACTTCCCCGTCTCCCCCGTTGACCAGCATGCAGACATGCGCGATGACATCTGCCTCAAGCTCATCAACGCAGGCCTCATCCTCGAGCGAAGCCACCACGAGGTTGGAACAGCAGGTCAGGGTGAAATCAACTACCGCTTTGACACCATGGTCAAGGCTGCAGATGACATCCTGAAGTTCAAGTACATCGTCAAGAACACCGCAAACGAGTGGGGCAAGACCGCAACCTTCATGCCTAAGCCCCTCTTCGGTGACAACGGTTCAGGTATGCACACCCACCAGTCGCTATGGAACGACGGCAAGCCACTGTTCTATGACGAGAACGGCTATGGCGGTCTTTCCGACATCGCACGTTGGTACATCGGAGGTTTGCTCAAGCACGCAGGTGCTGTTCTTGCATTCACCAACCCAACCGTGAACTCCTACCACCGTCTGGTTCCCGGATTTGAAGCTCCTGTGAACCTGGTTTACTCGGCAGGTAACCGTTCAGCTGCGATTCGTATCCCCTTGACTGGTAACAACCCCAAGGCAAAGCGCATCGAGTTCCGTGCACCAGATGCCTCTGGTAACCCCTACCTCGCTTTCGCCGCTCAGATGATGGCTGGACTTGATGGAATCAAGAACCGCATCGAACCTCATGAGCCTGTTGACAAGGACCTCTACGAGCTGCCACCAGAGGAAGCAAAGAACATTCCTCAGGTCCCCGGCTCTCTCGAAGACGCTCTTGTTGCTCTCGAGAACGACCACGAGTTCTTGCTCGCAGGAAACGTGTTCACCAAGGACCTCATTGAGACTTGGATTTCGTACAAGCGTGACAACGAAATCAAGCCTCTGTCGCTTCGTCCTCACCCATTCGAGTTCGAGCTCTACTACGGCGTTTAG
- a CDS encoding 2-oxo acid dehydrogenase subunit E2 → MSESVSLPALGESVTEGTVTRWLKNVGDRVEVDEPLLEVSTDKVDTEIPSPISGVVEAILVQEDETVAVGTVLAHIGDGSGSAAPAAPAAEAPAAEPVAVPVEAPAPAAAPVVEAPVVAAPPVVEAPVVAAPVVAPPVVAPPVVSAPVAAPAAPAAPAGGHASNAGYVTPIVRKLANENGVDLNNIVGTGIGGRIRKEDVLSARGGSAPAAKTRTPLEVSPLRGTTVPMSRLRKVVAERAVISMQSTAQLTSVVEVDVTRIAELRQRVQSQFVAATGGKLSFMPFFALAATEALKAFPIINATVEGDNIVYPGYENVSIAVDTERGLLTPVVKNAGELNIAQYSMAIADVALRTRENKLQPDELAGGTFTLTNTGSRGALFDTPVVFLPQLAILGTGVVTKRPVVIQADGQEVIAIRSMVYLALSYDHRIIDGADAARFLGAIKERLEEGAFEADLGI, encoded by the coding sequence ATGAGCGAGTCAGTAAGCCTTCCCGCACTCGGCGAAAGCGTCACCGAAGGTACCGTTACGCGGTGGCTCAAGAACGTCGGAGACCGCGTAGAGGTCGACGAACCATTACTTGAAGTATCTACTGACAAGGTAGACACTGAGATTCCTTCACCTATCTCAGGTGTTGTAGAGGCCATTCTTGTCCAGGAAGATGAGACAGTTGCCGTTGGTACTGTCTTGGCCCACATTGGCGATGGTTCTGGTTCAGCAGCTCCTGCAGCTCCTGCGGCAGAGGCACCTGCAGCTGAACCAGTAGCTGTTCCTGTTGAAGCTCCCGCCCCAGCTGCAGCTCCAGTTGTTGAAGCACCTGTTGTAGCTGCCCCTCCAGTTGTTGAAGCACCTGTTGTAGCTGCCCCAGTTGTTGCACCTCCGGTTGTTGCACCTCCAGTTGTGAGCGCCCCTGTGGCTGCACCTGCAGCACCAGCTGCACCTGCAGGTGGACACGCCAGCAACGCTGGTTATGTAACACCTATCGTTCGCAAGCTTGCTAATGAAAACGGTGTTGACCTGAACAACATTGTTGGTACGGGAATCGGCGGCCGCATCCGCAAGGAAGATGTTCTTTCTGCCAGAGGTGGCTCTGCACCAGCTGCAAAGACCCGCACCCCACTTGAAGTTTCTCCACTTCGTGGAACTACGGTTCCCATGTCACGCCTTCGCAAGGTTGTTGCTGAGCGTGCCGTTATCTCGATGCAAAGCACCGCTCAACTCACAAGTGTTGTTGAGGTGGATGTGACTCGCATCGCCGAGCTTCGTCAGCGCGTTCAGTCGCAGTTTGTTGCTGCCACCGGTGGCAAGCTCAGCTTCATGCCGTTCTTTGCTCTCGCAGCCACAGAAGCATTGAAGGCATTCCCCATCATCAACGCAACCGTTGAGGGCGACAACATCGTCTACCCCGGTTATGAGAACGTTTCAATCGCCGTTGACACCGAGCGTGGCTTGTTGACTCCTGTTGTAAAGAATGCAGGCGAGCTCAACATTGCTCAGTACTCGATGGCCATTGCAGATGTAGCTCTCCGTACACGTGAGAACAAATTGCAGCCAGATGAGCTTGCAGGTGGAACTTTCACCCTGACTAACACTGGTTCACGCGGCGCTCTGTTCGACACTCCCGTTGTCTTCTTACCTCAACTCGCAATTCTGGGAACTGGTGTCGTCACCAAGCGTCCAGTGGTGATCCAAGCTGATGGCCAGGAAGTTATCGCGATTCGTTCAATGGTCTACTTGGCGCTGTCTTACGACCACCGCATCATCGATGGTGCAGACGCTGCACGCTTCCTTGGCGCAATCAAGGAACGCCTCGAAGAGGGCGCGTTCGAAGCGGATCTCGGTATCTAG
- a CDS encoding DUF4191 domain-containing protein has translation MARTKKPKGPSRIKQMWQVFQMTRRYDKSVVALILLAFLGPTAIGAGAGIALSNGNIFILVLWILIGVMTGVLVGMIVLGRRAERAAYSQIEGQPGAVGAVLKSALRRSWIGEETPVAINPKTKDAIYRAVGRGGVVLIAEGPIARTQRLVDDERRKTAKVLPNVPITVLTVGPDESSVKLYKLGWQMTKIKHALTKSEVRIVANRLSSLGTNVPIPKGIDPFKVRPSRAR, from the coding sequence ATGGCACGCACAAAAAAGCCCAAAGGTCCTTCGCGTATAAAGCAAATGTGGCAGGTCTTCCAAATGACCCGTCGCTACGACAAGAGCGTCGTTGCATTGATATTGCTCGCCTTCCTTGGCCCCACTGCGATTGGCGCAGGTGCCGGTATTGCTTTGAGCAACGGAAACATCTTCATTTTGGTGTTGTGGATCCTCATCGGCGTGATGACTGGTGTGCTCGTAGGAATGATTGTTCTGGGCCGTCGCGCAGAGCGTGCCGCATACTCCCAAATTGAAGGCCAGCCAGGAGCTGTTGGCGCGGTATTGAAGTCTGCATTGCGACGCAGTTGGATAGGCGAAGAGACACCAGTAGCAATTAACCCCAAGACCAAGGATGCGATCTATCGTGCAGTTGGTCGCGGTGGCGTGGTTCTCATTGCAGAAGGCCCCATAGCTCGAACACAGCGACTCGTTGATGATGAGCGCCGTAAGACCGCGAAGGTTCTGCCTAACGTTCCGATTACGGTTCTCACGGTCGGGCCCGACGAAAGTTCAGTCAAGCTGTACAAACTTGGTTGGCAGATGACAAAAATCAAGCATGCTTTGACCAAGAGTGAAGTTCGTATTGTGGCAAACCGCTTGTCGTCACTTGGAACAAATGTTCCTATCCCCAAGGGAATCGACCCTTTCAAAGTGCGACCATCTCGCGCACGCTAA
- a CDS encoding RDD family protein, whose amino-acid sequence MTSATGPGNKDNNSPLSSYPGERLGLPKTGPQSVARVGRRLFAITLDWFLSALVLMLVTGKDYPTLSSSAAGQLQLLGVFVVLQILGIWFIGGSIGHRIFRLYLVNISGGILDWWRPIVRSVLLALVLPALVWDSDQRGFHDKIAGTILLKSR is encoded by the coding sequence ATGACTTCTGCCACCGGCCCTGGAAACAAAGACAACAATTCGCCTCTAAGTTCCTATCCGGGGGAAAGGTTGGGTTTACCTAAAACTGGTCCTCAATCGGTTGCACGTGTGGGCCGCCGTCTATTTGCAATTACTCTGGACTGGTTTCTTTCAGCACTCGTATTGATGCTAGTGACCGGAAAAGATTATCCAACACTCTCATCATCAGCTGCGGGCCAATTGCAGCTGTTGGGTGTTTTTGTCGTGCTCCAGATACTTGGCATCTGGTTTATTGGTGGAAGCATTGGACATCGAATTTTTCGCCTTTACCTAGTCAATATTTCTGGCGGGATTCTCGACTGGTGGCGACCCATCGTTCGCAGTGTCCTGTTAGCTCTGGTACTTCCTGCGTTGGTGTGGGATTCAGATCAACGAGGCTTCCACGACAAAATTGCCGGAACCATTCTTCTGAAGTCCAGATAA